Proteins from a genomic interval of Oncorhynchus mykiss isolate Arlee chromosome 21, USDA_OmykA_1.1, whole genome shotgun sequence:
- the LOC110500262 gene encoding calumenin-A isoform X1 — MEIRPLLMCFALCVVYATSKPTEKKERIHHDAPLSSREHDDAQGFDYDHDAFLGQKEAKSFDDLSPEESKRRLGVIVEKIDGDSDGFVTEVELRAWIKKAQKKYIYENVDRQWKDFDVNNDGMISWEEYRNVTYGTYLDDPEPDDGYNYQHMMARDERRFKMADQNGDQIANKEEFTAFLHPEEYDHMKDIVVLETMEDIDKNGDGFIDLNEYIGDMYNHEDEMEEPDWVATEREQFSEFRDKNKDGKMDREETLDWILPSDYDHAEAEAKHLVYESDLNKDGKLSKEEILNKYDLFVGSQATDFGEALVRHDEF; from the exons ATGGAGATCAGGCCGTTGCTCATGTGCTTTGCCCTCTGCGTGGTCTATGCCACCAGTAAACCCACAGAGAAAAAGGAACGCATTCACCACGATGCACCTCTCAGTAGCCGCGAACATGACGATGCTCAGGGCTTTGACTACGACCACGATGCCTTCCTAGGACAAAAGGAGGCCAAGTCTTTTGACGACCTCAGCCCAGAGGAGAGCAAGCGCAGGCTAGG TGTGATTGTAGAGAAGATTGATGGGGACAGTGATGGTTTTGTCACTGAGGTTGAGCTGAGAGCGTGGATTAAGAAGGCTCAGAAGAAGTACATCTATGAGAACGTGGACCGCCAATGGAAGGACTTTGATGTCAACAATGACGGCATGATTTCTTGGGAGGAATACAGGAATGTAACTTATGGTACCTATCTGG ATGACCCGGAACCAGATGATGGTTACAACTACCAGCACATGATGGCGAGGGACGAGAGGCGTTTCAAAATGGCCGACCAGAACGGAGACCAAATCGCCAACAAAGAGGAGTTCACAGCCTTCCTACACCCAGAGGAGTACGACCACATGAAGGACATAGTGGTGCTG GAAACCATGGAGGACATTGATAAGAATGGTGATGGTTTCATTGACCTGAATGAATACATAG GTGACATGTACAACCATGAAGATGAGATGGAGGAGCCAGACTGGGTTGCTACGGAGCGTGAGCAGTTTTCAGAGTTCCGAGACAAGAACAAAGACGGGAAGATGGATCGGGAGGAGACTTTGGACTGGATCCTTCCTTCAGATTACGACCATGCAGAGGCCGAGGCCAAACACCTCGTCTACGAGTCTGACTTGAACAAG GATGGaaagctcagcaaggaagaaatcCTGAACAAGTACGACCTGTTTGTAGGAAGTCAAGCAACTGACTTTGGTGAGGCGCTAGTACGGCATGATGAGTTTTAG
- the LOC110500262 gene encoding calumenin-A isoform X2 → MEIRPLLMCFALCVVYATSKPTEKKERIHHDAPLSSREHDDAQGFDYDHDAFLGQKEAKSFDDLSPEESKRRLGVIVEKIDGDSDGFVTEVELRAWIKKAQKKYIYENVDRQWKDFDVNNDGMISWEEYRNVTYDDPEPDDGYNYQHMMARDERRFKMADQNGDQIANKEEFTAFLHPEEYDHMKDIVVLETMEDIDKNGDGFIDLNEYIGDMYNHEDEMEEPDWVATEREQFSEFRDKNKDGKMDREETLDWILPSDYDHAEAEAKHLVYESDLNKDGKLSKEEILNKYDLFVGSQATDFGEALVRHDEF, encoded by the exons ATGGAGATCAGGCCGTTGCTCATGTGCTTTGCCCTCTGCGTGGTCTATGCCACCAGTAAACCCACAGAGAAAAAGGAACGCATTCACCACGATGCACCTCTCAGTAGCCGCGAACATGACGATGCTCAGGGCTTTGACTACGACCACGATGCCTTCCTAGGACAAAAGGAGGCCAAGTCTTTTGACGACCTCAGCCCAGAGGAGAGCAAGCGCAGGCTAGG TGTGATTGTAGAGAAGATTGATGGGGACAGTGATGGTTTTGTCACTGAGGTTGAGCTGAGAGCGTGGATTAAGAAGGCTCAGAAGAAGTACATCTATGAGAACGTGGACCGCCAATGGAAGGACTTTGATGTCAACAATGACGGCATGATTTCTTGGGAGGAATACAGGAATGTAACTTATG ATGACCCGGAACCAGATGATGGTTACAACTACCAGCACATGATGGCGAGGGACGAGAGGCGTTTCAAAATGGCCGACCAGAACGGAGACCAAATCGCCAACAAAGAGGAGTTCACAGCCTTCCTACACCCAGAGGAGTACGACCACATGAAGGACATAGTGGTGCTG GAAACCATGGAGGACATTGATAAGAATGGTGATGGTTTCATTGACCTGAATGAATACATAG GTGACATGTACAACCATGAAGATGAGATGGAGGAGCCAGACTGGGTTGCTACGGAGCGTGAGCAGTTTTCAGAGTTCCGAGACAAGAACAAAGACGGGAAGATGGATCGGGAGGAGACTTTGGACTGGATCCTTCCTTCAGATTACGACCATGCAGAGGCCGAGGCCAAACACCTCGTCTACGAGTCTGACTTGAACAAG GATGGaaagctcagcaaggaagaaatcCTGAACAAGTACGACCTGTTTGTAGGAAGTCAAGCAACTGACTTTGGTGAGGCGCTAGTACGGCATGATGAGTTTTAG